In one window of Gudongella oleilytica DNA:
- a CDS encoding serine hydrolase domain-containing protein: protein MKRNRLYKAFLTILICLVMIGINYIPVDISSHASDEVFLRHLDEFVPRLMNRYDIPGCSLAIVKDGDLFFYRSYGYSDREKGIMLTSRDPFRVQSISKSVTVWGVMKLVENGRVDLDSAISCYIDISGFKDGGNYLKSVTVRQLLTHTSGLQLGDVFTVYSPGSRMPSLQEKLRDEVSFINKPGSSFSYSNTGYNLLELLIEEVTGRSFTEYMESEILIPLGMTNSTFDLKESMIPYVPTGYTLKGKPVPAYVYPEKASGGLLSTSRDLARFMIESMNLGSRDDLVLSEDSIAAIHYPQVSDIGIYSLVFDSYALGHYVEELSNGKIALSHGGQGTGIMTHMHFVPESGDGIIILTNSQRSWPFISHLLRDWAVWRDFDPIGMTRIIWGEQLMIALVGLVWAAILFQGEKTIGIFKLTTLARRDLNGMKCLFFILFPVVLIIFLFWCYKQRYLFITTLFPTAAVQLGIALFTFAIITIMRAIITCRGIIKKSKEEWFDEAGKEI from the coding sequence ATGAAGCGGAATCGACTATACAAAGCCTTTTTGACAATACTTATATGTCTGGTAATGATTGGTATAAATTATATTCCGGTTGATATATCTTCCCATGCTTCAGACGAAGTCTTTTTAAGGCATTTAGATGAATTTGTTCCAAGGCTGATGAATAGATATGATATCCCCGGGTGCAGCCTGGCAATAGTTAAGGATGGAGATTTGTTCTTTTACAGATCATACGGATACTCTGACAGGGAGAAAGGGATCATGCTGACATCCCGCGATCCCTTTAGAGTACAGTCAATATCCAAGTCAGTTACTGTCTGGGGCGTAATGAAGCTGGTTGAGAATGGCAGAGTGGATTTGGACTCAGCAATTTCATGCTACATAGACATCTCCGGATTTAAAGATGGAGGTAATTACCTGAAATCAGTAACTGTAAGGCAGCTCCTAACCCATACCTCGGGACTTCAGCTGGGAGATGTATTTACTGTTTACTCACCAGGCTCGCGGATGCCATCATTGCAGGAAAAGCTTCGTGATGAGGTTTCGTTTATTAATAAGCCGGGAAGCAGCTTCTCTTATTCAAATACTGGATATAATCTTTTGGAGCTCTTGATTGAAGAGGTCACAGGGCGCAGCTTCACGGAGTATATGGAAAGCGAGATACTTATTCCCCTTGGTATGACCAATTCCACATTTGACCTAAAGGAATCAATGATACCATATGTCCCTACCGGCTATACCTTGAAGGGTAAACCGGTACCGGCTTATGTTTATCCTGAAAAGGCATCAGGAGGTCTTCTTTCTACCAGCAGGGATCTGGCAAGGTTCATGATTGAGAGTATGAATTTGGGATCAAGAGACGATCTGGTATTAAGTGAGGATAGCATCGCTGCCATTCACTACCCCCAAGTAAGTGACATAGGGATCTATAGCCTCGTATTCGACTCCTATGCCCTGGGACATTATGTGGAGGAGCTGTCAAACGGCAAAATAGCTTTGTCACATGGGGGACAGGGTACGGGTATAATGACTCATATGCATTTTGTACCTGAAAGTGGTGATGGGATCATAATTCTCACAAACAGTCAACGGAGTTGGCCATTTATTTCACATTTACTGAGAGATTGGGCAGTCTGGAGGGATTTCGACCCTATTGGGATGACCAGGATCATATGGGGAGAGCAGTTGATGATTGCTCTTGTAGGGTTAGTGTGGGCAGCGATACTGTTCCAAGGGGAAAAAACTATTGGAATTTTCAAGTTAACCACGTTGGCTCGCAGGGATCTGAATGGAATGAAGTGCTTATTTTTCATACTATTTCCCGTGGTTCTTATTATCTTCCTCTTTTGGTGTTATAAGCAAAGGTATCTATTTATTACGACTCTATTCCCCACTGCCGCTGTCCAACTGGGGATAGCATTGTTCACATTTGCAATAATTACCATAATGAGAGCTATCATAACATGTAGAGGCATTATAAAGAAATCCAAAGAGGAGTGGTTTGATGAAGCCGGAAAAGAAATATAG
- a CDS encoding ABC transporter ATP-binding protein, translating to MISVRGLTKKYGDVLALNNVNMYVNKGEIYGFIGHNGAGKSTAMGILAGLSNPDDGECVVNGMNVRDVKHPGDLRIGYLPEEPRFYPWMSAAEALEYFGGGIRKPRIEEILDWVGLSGIGDRRIGGYSRGMKQRLGIASAMVRDPDLLILDEPSSALDPEGRSDVLRLISEMKQLGKTIIFSSHILSDVERICDTVGMIRNGEMILEKPLEDIQRSSIKPVFEIGFSVPIESPLLEELKKMEGVDSVDIDESCLKVLVEGSDRSSIDIMSFLSAHNISVEYFQLKRRDLEDLFLREARVI from the coding sequence ATGATATCTGTAAGAGGCTTGACTAAAAAATATGGGGATGTCCTGGCACTAAATAATGTGAATATGTATGTGAATAAGGGCGAGATTTATGGTTTTATTGGCCATAACGGCGCTGGAAAGTCTACAGCAATGGGTATACTGGCAGGTCTGTCTAACCCTGATGACGGCGAATGTGTCGTCAACGGAATGAATGTTAGAGATGTAAAACACCCTGGTGACCTTAGGATAGGCTACCTGCCGGAGGAACCAAGGTTCTACCCCTGGATGTCCGCAGCAGAAGCTCTCGAATACTTTGGCGGCGGTATCAGAAAACCGAGGATCGAAGAGATCCTTGATTGGGTGGGTCTGTCCGGTATTGGGGACAGAAGGATCGGCGGTTACTCGAGGGGAATGAAGCAAAGGCTTGGAATAGCTTCCGCGATGGTAAGAGACCCCGATTTGCTTATCCTCGATGAACCGTCATCAGCTCTCGACCCCGAGGGTCGAAGTGATGTCCTAAGATTAATTTCTGAAATGAAGCAGCTTGGCAAAACCATTATCTTCTCCTCTCATATATTAAGTGATGTGGAGAGGATATGCGATACGGTCGGCATGATCCGAAACGGTGAAATGATTCTGGAAAAGCCGCTGGAGGATATCCAAAGAAGCTCAATAAAGCCAGTTTTTGAAATTGGGTTCTCGGTTCCGATAGAATCCCCTTTACTGGAGGAGCTGAAAAAAATGGAGGGAGTGGACAGTGTAGATATTGACGAAAGTTGTTTAAAGGTTTTGGTGGAGGGTTCTGACAGGTCTTCTATAGATATTATGAGCTTCCTTTCAGCACACAATATCTCTGTAGAGTATTTTCAATTGAAAAGACGTGATTTGGAGGATCTCTTCCTAAGGGAGGCTAGGGTAATATGA
- a CDS encoding PLD nuclease N-terminal domain-containing protein → MNDFVLTTDILIMLLPLLLLQLGLAIYCLVKIHSEGVQNLNKLAWSLICIFINLIGPITFMIVGRKREFR, encoded by the coding sequence ATGAATGATTTTGTCCTTACCACAGATATCCTTATTATGCTGCTGCCTCTTCTACTATTGCAGCTTGGGTTGGCGATTTACTGCTTAGTCAAGATCCACAGTGAAGGAGTGCAAAACCTGAACAAGCTTGCCTGGTCACTGATATGCATATTTATAAATCTTATTGGACCAATAACTTTCATGATTGTTGGGAGAAAGAGGGAGTTTAGATGA
- a CDS encoding response regulator transcription factor, whose protein sequence is MTMIRIVLADDQTIIREGLYSILKSYADMDVVGQAGNGREAYDLSIKLKPDIVLMDIRMPVMDGVEATRLIKRDQPETRVIILTTFEDDDYIINAMTYGASGYLPKDIGSKKLVEAIRDGFAGNIILPGKIASKITSHLAQNKTEQVELSDFSQREQDIIGLLVEGRSNKEIADTLYLTVGTVKNYITQIYSKIGASDRANAVLFFKKLGL, encoded by the coding sequence ATGACTATGATTAGAATTGTGTTGGCAGACGATCAGACCATCATCCGAGAGGGTCTGTACTCTATCCTTAAATCTTATGCGGACATGGATGTGGTCGGGCAGGCTGGTAATGGCAGAGAGGCTTATGATCTTTCTATTAAGCTTAAGCCGGATATTGTCCTTATGGATATTAGGATGCCGGTTATGGATGGGGTCGAAGCTACCAGACTCATCAAGAGGGATCAGCCGGAAACGAGGGTTATAATATTGACGACATTTGAGGATGATGACTACATAATAAACGCAATGACTTACGGAGCCTCAGGCTATCTTCCAAAGGATATCGGCAGTAAAAAACTTGTGGAGGCAATCCGTGACGGCTTTGCGGGGAATATAATCCTTCCGGGAAAAATTGCTTCGAAAATCACATCCCACCTGGCGCAAAACAAGACGGAACAGGTTGAACTTAGCGATTTTTCCCAAAGGGAACAGGATATCATAGGTCTGCTTGTTGAAGGTCGCAGCAATAAGGAAATCGCCGACACACTGTATTTGACTGTAGGAACGGTGAAAAATTATATCACACAGATTTATAGCAAGATTGGAGCAAGTGACAGAGCAAATGCAGTTCTGTTTTTTAAGAAGCTTGGGCTATAG
- a CDS encoding sensor histidine kinase, producing MQIRELLPIIIPGVLLQVLIQAYFIKHCWGNEKLSGKAKLWYIIAILLINLPAAAFYLIRSRDGNTSYEYEFKEIDIDDNLKLGIFVLLVVAYEIFSLRIISDNVYNPHYLLIVSLISYCFILGLIWNLIVRESNAILDHMLPAAQLMLMIPVLYLDNTYNSSLLLLIVSAIILNKLPITFSKIYLIASFGAFLAGGTAKALRFHDSMGFNEIINYIYVNALVFILITAAFYSLKKQLINNIRLDKALRIVKDQTEQIKEMSAASERNRITGEIHDTVGHTLASALISIEAAEELLGPAGGEAAEKLYLAKDQVKRGLNDIRSSIRSIRAGDDEPFDVSLCRMLDEVRQTTNIEVNCIVELKTELLSVQRGILLLAIKECTTNALKHGKCSEIDVLVQESKGEVKLTFSDNGKGSSSITPGSGLTIMRERIQGIGGTLGMSTSPGEGFTVNIAIPV from the coding sequence ATGCAAATCAGGGAATTATTGCCTATTATAATACCTGGCGTTTTGCTGCAGGTACTTATTCAAGCTTATTTTATAAAGCATTGCTGGGGGAATGAAAAGCTGTCCGGCAAGGCCAAATTATGGTATATAATTGCGATCCTTTTGATAAACCTCCCTGCAGCAGCTTTTTATCTGATAAGGTCCCGCGATGGGAATACTTCCTATGAGTATGAGTTTAAGGAAATAGATATTGATGATAACCTGAAGCTGGGAATATTTGTTCTGCTTGTGGTTGCCTATGAGATATTCTCTTTAAGGATCATTTCTGATAATGTCTATAATCCCCATTACCTTCTGATCGTAAGCCTTATTTCTTATTGCTTCATTTTAGGGCTTATATGGAACCTAATCGTAAGGGAAAGCAATGCTATCCTTGATCATATGCTTCCTGCCGCACAGCTTATGCTGATGATCCCCGTGCTTTATCTTGATAATACCTATAACTCATCCTTGTTGCTGCTTATAGTATCTGCAATTATTCTAAACAAGCTTCCCATAACATTTTCCAAAATATATCTCATTGCGTCTTTCGGAGCCTTCCTGGCAGGTGGTACGGCTAAGGCTCTTAGATTCCATGATTCGATGGGCTTTAACGAAATAATCAACTACATATATGTGAATGCTCTTGTATTTATTCTTATTACAGCTGCTTTCTATTCCCTGAAAAAACAGCTTATAAATAATATACGTCTCGACAAGGCACTGCGGATAGTAAAGGATCAAACTGAACAGATAAAGGAAATGAGTGCTGCATCTGAAAGAAACAGGATAACAGGCGAGATACACGACACAGTTGGCCACACGCTGGCCAGTGCTTTGATATCTATCGAGGCTGCAGAGGAGTTGCTGGGTCCGGCGGGCGGGGAGGCTGCTGAGAAGCTTTATCTTGCTAAGGATCAGGTAAAACGTGGATTAAACGATATCAGAAGCTCCATCAGATCGATCCGTGCCGGTGATGATGAGCCCTTTGATGTTTCCTTATGCAGGATGTTGGACGAAGTAAGGCAGACGACAAATATTGAAGTTAATTGCATCGTTGAGTTAAAGACTGAGCTTTTATCAGTTCAGAGAGGTATCCTTCTCCTGGCGATCAAGGAATGTACGACAAATGCTCTAAAGCATGGAAAGTGTAGTGAAATAGACGTACTGGTCCAGGAATCAAAGGGAGAGGTCAAGCTGACATTCTCAGATAATGGCAAGGGTTCATCCTCAATAACTCCTGGGTCCGGATTGACGATCATGAGGGAGAGAATCCAGGGCATAGGCGGAACCTTGGGTATGAGCACAAGCCCTGGCGAGGGCTTTACTGTTAATATAGCAATTCCTGTTTGA
- the katG gene encoding catalase/peroxidase HPI, giving the protein MEEMKCPVTGHTRKSISGGGTSNRDWWPDQLNLKMLHQNSELSDPMGKDFNYAEEFNRLDLKAVKEDLYKLMTDSQEWWPADYGHYGPLFIRMAWHSAGTYRMGDGRGGASDGTQRFAPLNSWPDNVNLDKARRLLWPIKKKYVKSISWADLMILAGNCAFESMGLKTFGFAGGREDVWEPQEDVYWGSETEWLGDKRYSGERDLENPLAAVQMGLIYVNPEGPNGQPSALASGKDVRETFARMAMNDEETVALIAGGHTFGKCHGAGPATHVGREPEAAPIEEMGLGWKSTYKSRKGGDAIGSGIEGAWKPHPTKWDMGYLETLFKYDWDLVKSPAGAWQWIPTDPEAAKTVEDAHDPNKTHAPMMTTADLSLRMDPVYNPIAKRYRDNPEEFQDAFARAWFKLTHRDMGPKSRYLGPEVPMEDLIWQDPLPPVDHELIDEDDIKALKEKILASGLSVSQLVATAWASASTFRGSDKRGGANGARIRLEPQINWEVNQPVLLKGVLAKLEEIKDGFNKSQSGGKKVSLADLIVLGGCAGVEQAAKNAGMELKVPFYPGRTDATEEQTDADSFSVLEPKADGFRNYQKSKFSVCAEELLVDKAQLLTLTAPEMTVLIGGMRVLNANYNSSPHGVFTKRPETLTNDFFVNLLDMATVWKPTEDDKDIFEGRDRATGELKWTGTRVDLIFGSNSQLRAISEVYGSDDSKEKFARDFIAAWSKVMNADRFDLK; this is encoded by the coding sequence ATGGAAGAGATGAAATGTCCCGTTACAGGTCATACAAGAAAAAGCATTTCAGGCGGAGGTACAAGCAACAGAGATTGGTGGCCTGATCAGCTGAATCTTAAAATGCTGCATCAGAACTCGGAGCTTAGTGATCCAATGGGTAAGGATTTCAATTATGCCGAGGAATTTAATAGACTGGATCTAAAGGCTGTCAAGGAGGATCTATATAAGCTGATGACTGATTCTCAGGAATGGTGGCCTGCCGATTATGGCCACTATGGACCATTGTTCATTCGGATGGCATGGCACAGCGCAGGTACATACAGAATGGGCGACGGACGAGGTGGTGCCTCGGACGGTACGCAGAGGTTCGCACCTCTAAACAGCTGGCCGGATAATGTCAACCTGGATAAAGCCAGAAGACTATTATGGCCAATAAAGAAAAAATATGTTAAGAGCATTTCCTGGGCTGACCTGATGATCCTTGCAGGAAACTGCGCCTTCGAGTCAATGGGACTTAAGACCTTTGGTTTTGCAGGCGGCCGCGAGGATGTGTGGGAGCCTCAGGAGGATGTGTATTGGGGTTCTGAGACTGAATGGCTTGGAGATAAGAGGTATTCAGGCGAAAGAGATTTGGAGAATCCGCTGGCGGCAGTTCAGATGGGGCTTATCTATGTGAATCCTGAAGGACCAAACGGTCAGCCAAGTGCACTTGCGTCCGGCAAGGACGTCCGGGAGACATTTGCCAGGATGGCTATGAACGACGAGGAGACTGTTGCTCTAATTGCCGGAGGACATACCTTTGGCAAATGCCATGGAGCAGGTCCCGCAACTCATGTTGGCAGAGAACCTGAGGCTGCTCCCATAGAAGAGATGGGCCTTGGCTGGAAGAGCACCTATAAGAGCCGCAAGGGCGGAGATGCTATAGGAAGCGGTATAGAGGGAGCCTGGAAGCCACATCCGACCAAATGGGATATGGGGTACCTTGAGACTTTGTTCAAGTATGACTGGGATCTCGTTAAGAGCCCTGCAGGAGCGTGGCAGTGGATCCCTACTGATCCTGAGGCAGCTAAGACTGTCGAGGACGCGCATGATCCAAACAAGACCCATGCACCGATGATGACAACCGCAGACCTGTCCTTGAGGATGGACCCTGTATATAATCCTATTGCCAAGAGATATAGGGATAATCCCGAGGAGTTTCAGGATGCCTTCGCCAGAGCTTGGTTCAAGCTGACCCATAGGGATATGGGTCCAAAGTCAAGATATCTTGGTCCCGAGGTTCCAATGGAGGATCTGATATGGCAGGATCCGTTACCACCTGTAGATCATGAGCTGATAGATGAAGATGATATAAAGGCTCTTAAAGAAAAAATACTGGCATCGGGCTTATCTGTTTCACAGCTTGTGGCTACGGCATGGGCATCAGCTTCAACCTTCAGAGGCTCGGATAAGCGAGGGGGAGCCAATGGGGCAAGGATAAGGCTGGAGCCTCAGATAAATTGGGAGGTCAATCAACCAGTCCTGCTGAAGGGTGTACTCGCTAAGCTTGAGGAAATAAAAGATGGCTTTAATAAATCCCAATCTGGAGGTAAAAAGGTTTCCTTGGCAGATCTTATAGTACTTGGAGGCTGTGCAGGAGTTGAGCAGGCTGCAAAAAATGCAGGGATGGAGCTTAAAGTCCCATTCTACCCTGGGAGAACGGATGCCACCGAGGAGCAGACTGATGCTGACTCCTTCTCAGTACTAGAGCCGAAGGCTGATGGCTTCAGGAACTATCAAAAGTCTAAATTCTCGGTTTGTGCCGAGGAATTACTGGTTGATAAGGCTCAGCTTCTTACTCTTACTGCACCAGAGATGACAGTACTTATTGGTGGTATGAGAGTATTAAATGCCAACTACAATAGCTCCCCGCATGGAGTTTTTACAAAGAGGCCTGAGACACTTACTAATGACTTTTTCGTTAATCTACTGGACATGGCGACTGTTTGGAAGCCGACTGAAGATGATAAGGATATTTTCGAAGGACGTGACAGAGCAACAGGTGAGCTTAAGTGGACTGGAACAAGAGTTGATCTGATATTTGGTTCAAACTCACAGCTAAGAGCAATATCTGAAGTGTATGGCAGTGACGATTCCAAAGAGAAATTCGCAAGGGATTTCATAGCCGCATGGAGCAAGGTAATGAATGCGGACAGGTTCGACCTTAAATAA
- the rocF gene encoding arginase, whose product MKKKVDLIGVQVDCGASKVGASIGPVAIRIAGICEGIRKLGYELEDKGDIIQPKGGASSEKLRNHESVISTCKSLYESTLISLEQEAFPIAIGGDHSLAAGSISATLKHHKGKVGVIWIDAHGDWNDDKITETGNMHGMSFSAVCGHGPDVMVDYGQGPVYADVTKCVQIGGRDIDAEEAKKMKAAGLNVFAIDTIDKLGMQEVMKRAIEIASNGTDGIHLSFDIDSLTPEAAPGTGTKVHSGLTIREAFLAVEMLHESGKLLSMDMVEVNPILDISNKTAKLASELVLSALGKVVY is encoded by the coding sequence ATGAAAAAGAAAGTGGATTTGATAGGAGTGCAGGTCGACTGCGGGGCATCCAAGGTAGGTGCATCCATTGGACCGGTGGCAATAAGGATCGCCGGGATCTGTGAGGGAATAAGAAAGCTTGGGTATGAGCTGGAGGATAAGGGAGACATAATCCAACCCAAGGGAGGGGCAAGCTCCGAAAAGCTTAGAAACCATGAGTCAGTAATATCAACATGCAAATCACTTTATGAAAGCACCCTTATATCACTGGAGCAGGAAGCCTTTCCAATAGCTATAGGTGGAGATCACAGCCTGGCAGCGGGAAGCATTTCAGCGACTCTTAAGCACCACAAGGGCAAGGTTGGCGTCATTTGGATAGATGCCCACGGTGACTGGAATGACGATAAGATCACTGAAACCGGAAACATGCATGGCATGTCATTCTCAGCTGTATGCGGACACGGCCCGGATGTTATGGTAGACTACGGACAAGGACCTGTTTATGCAGATGTAACCAAATGCGTGCAAATCGGAGGAAGAGATATAGACGCCGAGGAAGCGAAGAAAATGAAGGCTGCAGGCCTGAATGTATTCGCAATAGACACTATCGATAAGCTTGGAATGCAGGAAGTAATGAAAAGAGCCATTGAAATTGCATCAAATGGTACTGATGGCATCCACTTAAGCTTCGATATAGACTCACTTACACCGGAAGCAGCACCTGGAACAGGAACAAAGGTCCACAGCGGATTGACCATAAGAGAAGCATTCCTCGCAGTAGAAATGCTTCATGAATCAGGCAAGCTTCTTTCGATGGATATGGTAGAGGTTAATCCAATTCTTGATATTTCAAACAAGACCGCAAAGCTTGCAAGTGAGCTTGTTCTTTCGGCTCTTGGAAAGGTAGTTTATTAA
- a CDS encoding flippase-like domain-containing protein, with translation MIMTPKQLIKFLLPWIFLIILLIYIISTDNMANVVDALRNINPIFLFISLVLIIGYWISEASILRILLKDSAEKLSFKRILSITLAGQFFNGITPFASGGQPAQLYLLHKYKVSVGKGASVLTKKFIAYQAALVLYGSAVLLFMSGFFKEHISNFIYLGIIGFLVNLAVILMLVLVAVSPRTIKKIIISITRALRKRMNYLRVTRKSIGIIRSVDLFHTHMKDAGKEMGSLGIAFTLSLVQLTLFFLIPITIGLGFQLTFSSLLNVIGASAFVSMVTAFIPLPGAAIGAEGSFYMVFRIFYPANIIITALLLWRVITYYLPIAIGGIVVIADGGK, from the coding sequence ATGATAATGACCCCAAAACAATTAATTAAATTCCTCCTACCGTGGATTTTTCTGATTATCTTGTTGATTTATATAATTTCAACGGATAATATGGCTAATGTGGTCGATGCTCTTAGAAACATAAATCCAATATTCCTGTTTATCAGCTTAGTGCTGATAATAGGATATTGGATCTCTGAAGCCTCTATTCTGCGGATTTTATTGAAGGATTCTGCAGAAAAGTTGAGCTTTAAGAGGATACTCAGCATCACATTAGCCGGTCAATTTTTCAACGGTATAACGCCCTTTGCTTCCGGAGGTCAGCCTGCACAGCTGTACTTGCTGCATAAATATAAAGTCTCTGTAGGTAAGGGTGCTTCTGTGTTAACCAAAAAATTCATTGCTTATCAAGCTGCTCTCGTGTTGTATGGGTCTGCGGTGCTGTTGTTTATGTCCGGATTTTTCAAGGAACATATCTCAAACTTCATTTATTTGGGTATCATCGGATTTTTGGTAAATCTGGCTGTGATCCTGATGCTTGTTTTGGTTGCTGTGAGTCCGCGGACTATTAAAAAAATTATCATTTCTATCACAAGAGCCCTAAGAAAGCGTATGAATTACTTGAGAGTGACGCGAAAATCCATCGGGATCATAAGAAGCGTCGATTTATTTCATACCCACATGAAGGATGCAGGAAAGGAAATGGGCTCTCTAGGAATAGCCTTTACTTTATCTCTGGTCCAATTGACCTTGTTTTTCCTGATCCCGATCACAATTGGATTGGGGTTCCAATTGACATTCAGCTCTTTGTTAAACGTTATTGGTGCCTCTGCTTTTGTATCCATGGTGACGGCATTCATCCCATTGCCTGGAGCAGCCATAGGTGCTGAGGGCAGTTTTTATATGGTATTTAGAATATTTTACCCGGCTAATATCATAATCACTGCACTGCTTCTGTGGAGGGTAATTACCTATTATTTGCCTATCGCAATTGGAGGTATTGTGGTGATTGCTGATGGTGGAAAGTAG
- a CDS encoding glycosyltransferase family 4 protein, with the protein MNTKFEDTNKEKILKLTVMSLAEKVKGQGVGSAFHEQYDLIRKVMGDRVDIRLNTFGCGEVTHYHTINFRFYLHALLHRNRTVRVASVHFIPETMEGSIDLPWFMKKVFYRYIIRFYKSMDHLVTVNPVFIDKLVELGIKRERIEYIPNFVSMDQFYKMSQDQKLDTRIRYGYSMDDFVVLGVGQIQTRKGIMDFIETAKKVPDIKFIWAGGFSFGKITDGYDMLKEIVENPPENVKFIGIVDRNEMNDVYNIADVLFLPSYNELFPMTILEAMSVQLPILLRSLTVYEDILFDYYLHADDNDGFAQLIQKLSSDRSFYDFWSSQSKKGSLYYNSESIGLKWQSFYYRMFELKGSMRYDNDPKTIN; encoded by the coding sequence ATGAACACAAAATTTGAGGATACTAATAAGGAAAAAATACTAAAATTGACGGTTATGTCTTTGGCTGAAAAAGTAAAGGGTCAGGGAGTAGGTTCGGCATTCCATGAGCAATATGATCTGATAAGAAAAGTGATGGGGGATCGTGTCGATATAAGGTTGAATACGTTTGGTTGCGGAGAGGTCACGCACTATCATACGATCAATTTCAGATTCTACTTGCATGCGCTGCTCCACAGGAATAGAACTGTACGTGTCGCTTCAGTACATTTTATACCTGAGACCATGGAAGGGAGTATAGATCTGCCTTGGTTTATGAAAAAGGTTTTTTATAGATACATTATCAGATTTTACAAATCAATGGATCATTTGGTCACTGTTAATCCGGTTTTTATAGATAAACTTGTTGAGCTTGGGATAAAGCGGGAGAGAATTGAATACATACCAAATTTCGTTTCCATGGATCAATTCTATAAAATGAGTCAGGATCAAAAATTGGATACAAGGATCAGATACGGCTATTCCATGGATGATTTTGTAGTATTGGGTGTTGGGCAGATACAGACTAGAAAGGGCATAATGGATTTCATAGAAACTGCAAAGAAAGTTCCAGACATTAAATTTATTTGGGCAGGAGGGTTTTCCTTTGGCAAAATAACCGATGGATATGACATGTTAAAGGAGATTGTAGAAAATCCCCCTGAAAACGTTAAGTTTATAGGTATAGTGGATCGAAATGAAATGAATGATGTTTATAATATAGCTGATGTTCTATTCCTTCCGTCCTATAACGAGCTTTTCCCAATGACAATACTTGAGGCTATGAGTGTCCAGTTGCCTATATTACTAAGATCCCTAACCGTATATGAGGATATTCTGTTTGATTATTATTTACACGCAGATGACAATGACGGCTTTGCTCAATTGATTCAAAAATTATCTTCCGATCGAAGCTTCTATGACTTTTGGTCGTCTCAATCAAAAAAAGGCTCCCTATATTACAACAGCGAGTCCATAGGCTTAAAATGGCAAAGCTTTTATTATAGAATGTTTGAACTGAAAGGTAGTATGCGATATGATAATGACCCCAAAACAATTAATTAA